The following are from one region of the Strigops habroptila isolate Jane chromosome 22, bStrHab1.2.pri, whole genome shotgun sequence genome:
- the LOC115602667 gene encoding SLAM family member 8-like codes for MERELARSKARLPSLLLALLGLGPELLFGQARTQPRQVNGVLGGSVLLSPALPPNRTVKEIEWSFSAGTGATIQVAELGPGGFERPDPKDRFKDRLEMFNQTGLRIGALQRGDSGVYGARIKLHPAMVEDQFFNLSIYESVPSPRTRSQLLASTLEWCNVTLQCQGAGKGAVNVTWKRDNIVWERSSERHQLSPDGTTLRLSLPPAATNGTLACTVSNPADRQVVLFDLGAICQAGGGQTSFSKSGYIVLTLILLALSMGGAFWCWRVNSDKTAEPAESHTAPAEEHPPEPPCAGTERRSPPEGNDQGPSPTRNDEEPSAEQKAPVTTVHEQLHRAPGDTGEEVT; via the exons AGCTCCTGTTTGGCCAAGCCCGGACCCAGCCCCGGCAGGTGAACGGTGTCCTGGGGGGGTCGGTGCTGctctccccagctctgccccccaACAGGACGGTGAAGGAGATCGAGTGGAGCTTCTCGGCTGGCACCGGGGCCACCATCCAAGTGGCAGAGTTGGGCCCCGGTGGCTTCGAGCGCCCAGACCCCAAGGACCGGTTCAAGGACCGGCTGGAGATGTTCAACCAGACGGGGCTGAGGATCGGGGCGCTGCAGCGCGGCGACAGCGGCGTCTATGGGGCTCGCATCAAGCTGCACCCGGCAATGGTGGAGGATCAGTTCTTCAACCTCTCCATCTACG AGTCGGTGCCGAGCCCCCGCACCCGCAGCCAGCTCCTGGCCAGCACCTTGGAATGGTGCAACGTGACGCTGCAGTGCCAAGGAGCCGGGAAAGGCGCCGTTAACGTCACTTGGAAGCGGGACAACATCGTGTGGGAGCGGAGCTCGGAGCGGCACCAGCTCTCTCCGGACGGGACCACGCTGCGGCTGTCGCTGCCGCCCGCCGCCACCAACGGCACCCTGGCGTGCACCGTCAGCAACCCCGCGGACCGGCAGGTCGTGCTCTTCGACCTGGGCGCGATCTGCCAGGCGGGAG GGGGACAAACGTCCTTCTCCAAGTCGGGGTACATCGTCCTGACCCTCATCCTGCTGGCGCTGAGCATGGGGGGCGCCTTCTGGTGCTGGCGGGTGAACAGCGACAAGACGGCAGAGCCAG CCGAGTCCCACACGGCGCCCGCTGAGGAGCACCCCCCCGAGCCTCCGTGCGCCGGGACCGAGCGCAGGAGCCCCCCGGAAGGTAATGACCAG GGCCCGAGTCCCACCAGGAATGACGAGGAGCCGAGTGCGGAGCAGAAGGCGCCGGTGACCACTGTTCACGAGCAGCTCCACCGGGCACCAGGGGACACGGGCGAGGAGGTGACATAG